A DNA window from Doryrhamphus excisus isolate RoL2022-K1 chromosome 2, RoL_Dexc_1.0, whole genome shotgun sequence contains the following coding sequences:
- the LOC131110588 gene encoding uncharacterized protein LOC131110588, producing MMKRWRQVAFVWFFLVFLLSTQSTWAKRGGTSSGGRKSTSSWSNRGGTNSKPSSSNPGSSSNRNTNPYPSGGSYPGVGNRNTGGGNPRQPSNPAAGNYPNQSPGRTNPGGYPNQNPGGGYPNQNPAGGYPNQNPAGGYPAAGGYPNQNPGRGSTNQGYPNQNPAGGYPAGGSYPNQNPGRGSTNQGYPNQNPAGGYPAAGGGYPNRGGYPAGGSYPAGGSYPGAGGGYPNRGGYPAGGYPAGGYPAGGGYPNRGGYPVGGGYPAPGGYPAAGGYPNRGGYPAAGGQGWGYPQGNPNNKILSPHIGGGAYGYGGHGMGGSPFSQSVQRMGYKPKSSGFAKKAIMAAGVGAVAGMAVGYGLGRFPRPHFSFRNPEEEYYYNNYMYRRYGSRSTDEKDYGRDYVYKMPPRAETYDAFMGKCMNRTDLLKDKGNSSSTPQEDDDTVSIEEIGYPSLVEQMKARRCVEEYMAYSESFLQERKPEQQVQWSRSSPLSFWAPQLFPSLLMLLSSMLLLQ from the coding sequence ATGATGAAGAGGTGGCGCCAGGTGGCTTTTGTGTGGTTTTTCCTTGTGTTTCTCCTAAGCACTCAGTCCACATGGGCCAAGAGAGGGGGCACCAGCAGCGGCGGCCGCAAATCCACATCATCTTGGAGTAATCGGGGCGGGACAAATTCCAAACCGTCCAGCTCTAATCCTGGAAGCTCTTCCAATCGGAACACCAATCCGTACCCCTCTGGTGGAAGttacccaggggtgggcaacaGAAACACAGGAGGAGGTAATCCCAGACAACCAAGTAACCCAGCAGCCGGTAATTATCCCAACCAGTCTCCAGGGCGAACCAATCCTGGGGGTTATCCGAACCAGAACCCGGGAGGTGGTTATCCAAACCAGAACCCCGCGGGTGGTTATCCAAACCAGAACCCTGCGGGTGGCTATCCAGCCGCTGGCGGATACCCCAACCAGAACCCTGGAAGAGGTAGTACCAACCAAGGATATCCCAACCAGAACCCGGCTGGAGGATACCCAGCAGGAGGCAGCTATCCCAACCAGAACCCCGGAAGAGGTAGTACCAACCAAGGATATCCCAACCAGAACCCGGCTGGAGGGTACCCAGCTGCTGGAGGGGGCTACCCAAACAGGGGTGGCTACCCAGCCGGAGGGAGCTATCCAGCTGGAGGGAGCTATCCAGGTGCCGGAGGAGGCTATCCAAATAGGGGTGGCTACCCAGCTGGAGGGTACCCAGCTGGAGGGTACCCAGCTGGAGGGGGCTACCCAAACAGGGGTGGCTACCCAGTTGGAGGAGGCTACCCAGCTCCCGGAGGCTACCCAGCTGCAGGAGGTTACCCAAACAGGGGTGGCTACCCAGCCGCAGGTGGGCAGGGGTGGGGTTACCCTCAAGGTAACCCAAATAATAAGATCCTGAGCCCCCACATTGGGGGAGGCGCTTATGGATACGGTGGCCACGGGATGGGAGGGTCACCATTCTCTCAGTCGGTCCAGAGGATGGGCTATAAACCCAAATCTAGTGGTTTTGCCAAGAAGGCCATAATGGCAGCCGGCGTCGGCGCCGTTGCCGGTATGGCCGTCGGGTACGGACTCGGGCGCTTCCCTCGACCGCACTTCTCCTTCCGTAATCCCGAAGAGGAGTACTACTACAACAATTACATGTACCGCCGTTACGGCTCACGCTCCACCGACGAGAAGGACTATGGCCGCGACTACGTCTATAAAATGCCCCCGCGGGCGGAAACGTACGATGCCTTCATGGGGAAATGCATGAACAGGACGGACCTCCTGAAAGACAAGGGCAACAGCTCATCCACACCTCAAGAAGATGACGACACGGTGAGCATTGAGGAAATAGGCTACCCGTCGCTTGTGGAGCAGATGAAGGCGCGGCGCTGTGTGGAAGAGTACATGGCCTACTCGGAGAGCTTCCTGCAGGAGCGCAAACCCGAACAGCAGGTCCAGTGGAGTCGCAGCAGTCCTCTGAGCTTCTGGGCGCCACAGCTTTTCCCGTCTCTGCTGATGCTCCTGTCCAGCATGCTCCTGCTCCAGTAA
- the LOC131110594 gene encoding calsenilin-like, producing MQPEDKEVDGGLLPDSKEAIPGGQAEGSKWQRPRFSRKSLMKCCLVKWIIASTTQQGPDSSDSDLELSMVRHQPEGLEQLQARTQFTRKELQSLYRGFKNECPSGLVDEETFKTIYSQFFPQGDVTMYAHFLFNAFDMDRSGSIRFEDFVLGLSVLLRGSVTEKLRWAFNLYDINKDGYITKEEMMAIMTSIYNMMGRYTFPSVRDDSPFEHVEKFFQKMDRNRDGVVTIDEFIETCQKDENIMSSMQLFENVI from the exons ATGCAG CCTGAAGACAAGGAGGTTGATGGCGGCCTTCTGCCGGACAGCAAAGAAGCCATCCCCGGTGGTCAGGCGGAAGGCTCCAAGTGGCAGAGGCCCAGGTTTTCACGAAAGTCGCTGATGAAGTGTTGTCTTGTCAAGTGGATCATCGCCAGTACGACACAGCAGGGACCAG ACAGCAGCGACAGTGACCTTGAGCTCTCCATGGTACGCCATCAGCCCGAGGGCCTTGAACAACTCCAGGCACGAACCCAGTTCACAAGGAAGGAGCTTCAATCCCTTTACAGAGGTTTCAAAAAT GAATGCCCCAGTGGGCTTGTGGACGAGGAAACCTTCAAGACTATTTACTCACAGTTCTTTCCTCAAGGAG atGTCACCATGTACGCACACTTCCTGTTCAATGCTTTCGACATGGACAGAAGCGGCTCTATCCGATTTGAG GACTTTGTACTGGGCTTATCGGTGCTGCTTCGTGGTTCCGTCACAGAGAAGCTTCGCTGGGCGTTTAACCTCTACGACATCAACAAGGACGGCTACATCACCAAGGAG GAAATGATGGCCATCATGACGTCCATTTACAACATGATGGGCCGGTACACCTTCCCCAGTGTACGAGATGACTCCCCTTTTGAACACGTGGAGAAATTCTTCCAG AAAATGGATCGGAACAGAGACGGAGTGGTGACCATTGATGAATTCATAGAAACCTGCCAAAAG GATGAAAACATTATGTCTTCCATGCAACTCTTTGAGAACGTCATCTAG